The Solea senegalensis isolate Sse05_10M unplaced genomic scaffold, IFAPA_SoseM_1 scf7180000013169, whole genome shotgun sequence genome contains the following window.
ACAGTGCGTCCACGGAGCACTCCGTCCACGAACACTCCGTCCACGAACCTGCGTCCACGAACCTGCGTCTGAACACGTCACGAACCGTCCACGAACCGCGTCACAGACACTCCGTCCACGAACACTCCGTCCACGAACCGTCCACGAACCGTCCACAGACGCGCGTCCACAGTCCGCGATCCTGAACACATCCCACAGACACTCACGTCCACAGACACTCAcgtccacagacactcactttcttctcctttcctcCTCAGTGACGCGCATTAAATGTGGGTCGGGCTGTCAGAGGTGCAAAGGTCCGTTGCCCAATGACTGCTGCCACCAGCAGTGTGCTGCTGGATGCACGGGACCCAAAGATTCTGACTGTCTGGTATGTgaccgtcacacacacacacacacacagagtccctTGTCACTGTTGTTTCCTTGTCCCTCGTCTCTGCAGGCGTGTCATCACTTCAACGACAGCGGTGTCTGCAAAGACAACTGTCCTCTACCAACCATCTATGACCCCATCTCCTTCCAGCTCAAACCCAACCCAAACAGGAAGTTTAACTTTGGAGCCACGTGTGTCAAGACGTGTCCTTGTGAGGATTGATTTTCAATCGTTTCAATCGTGTCATGTCAGCTGATgagtgtcttcttcttctgtagcacacacatttatttgctttCCACACTGTTAAAGtttgtcctcactgtgtgtctctgtctgtagATAACTACCTGGCTATGGATATGGCCTGCACTTTGAATTGTCCCATGGCCAACCAGGAAGTTATCATCAGCCATCCTGATGGAAGTGAGACACAGAAGTGTGAGAAATGTGACAACTGTCACAAAGGTACGACTcatcgtgttgttgttgttgttgttgttgttgttgttgttctaacACACGTGTGCTAATGTGCTGGACCAGCCTGTTTCTGCTGCACCTCgctgttctttgttttgtatgtATCTCATGAAGTGGGatcggcacacacacacacacagatgtcaatAATTCAGACTTGATTAGATTAAGTTAACTGAACAGGAAGGAGTTTGAGTTTGAGCTCACACTGAAGTGTGCACTTTGTCTAACCCAGAAACCTTTgggtgagggggaggagctgggGAAGAATAGACATAGacgttgtctatgtacagtgccttgagataatgtatgttatgatttggcgctatacaaataaaattgaattgaattgaattgaattgaagagTGGATGTCATTGTGAttgcagtgtgtgacatcagctgtcaatcacaccatagGCACCTCCTACAGTACGCCCTGTTTTATCGGCCATTACTATTTGACTTAAAATAGGGCCATTATTTAGAACaatacttctcaaatagtggggcgggCCCCCCTGGGGGGGCATGGTGAGGTGTCAGGGGGCGTGGAGAGGCAGGgcaaacatttctgtcctcttggggggggcatgacagaaaataatagagaaccactgatTTAGAAGGAGGTCCTGGTGCTGTACTAAAGAAGACCTGACACTAGTGACGGAGAccttacattaacattaatgttataataattatatatgtatatatatatatgtatatatatatacatatatatatatatatatatatatgtatatatatatacatatatatacagtgggtacggaaagtattcagacccctttaaatgtttcactctttgtttcattgcagctattttctaaaatcaaaacagctcatgttatttctcattaatgttcactcaacatcacatcttgacagaaagaaaacagaaatgtttgcaaatgtattaaaaaagaaaaagtgaaatatcacatggtcataagtattcagagcctttgctcagtattgagtagaagctccttttgagctagtacagccatgagtcttcttgagaatgatgcaacaagtgtttcacacctggatttgaggATCCTCTGACATTCTTCCttacagatcctctccagttctgtcaggttggatggtgaacgttggtggacagacattttcaggtctctccagagatgctcaattgggtttaggtcagggctctggctgggccaatcaagaatggtcacagagttgttctgaagccacgccttcattattttagctgtgtgcttagggtcattgtcttgttggaaggtgaaccttcggcccagtctgaggtcctgagcactctggaagaggttttcttccaggatatctctgtacttggccacattcatctttccttgaattgcaaccagtcgtcctgtccctgcagctgaaaaacacccccatagcatgatgctgccaccaccatgtttcactgttgggcaggtgatgagcagtgcctggttttctccacacatccCACTTAGAATGAACACCAAacagttcaatcttggtctcatcagaccagagaatcttatttctctgcagaaattcttttgtaaccttggcctgatctgtgtcttgccacaattctgtctctgagctccttgtgcAGTTCCTtagacctcatgattctcatttgctctgacatgcacatacatatatgtgtatatatatatatatatatacacatataggtatatatatatatacatatatatgtgggTTTAATGCTGTATACAAAGGTATATTTCACCTGATTTATATCAGTCAGTCACTCTTATTTGGAACATGTTTGCAGCGTTGGTAAATGTCTGGATCAGTGATTCATTGTTGAAAATCTGTCATTGTAGTGTGTTATGGTCTGGGCATAGATAACCTTGGCATCATGGACAACCACGGCATTACTATGGTAACGTCCTCTAACGTGGATCAGTTCAACAAGTGTAAGAAGATCTACGGTAGTCTGGCCTTCCTCCCACAGAGCTTTGCAAGGTAACAGATCAAACATCCCAAATCTAAACTAAAAGTCACTTCAGTGTTCTCCCCAAACCAATGCACTTACATACACTTCAAAACACCACCTCCGATTTCTGATTTGTACCTTGTGCTCTTACAGGGACCATGTGACTAACACGTCTGCTCTAACTCTGGAGCAGCTGAACTCCTTCAGAAACCTGGAGGAGATCACAGGTTTGTATGTTATTCATCTCCCACTGGAAGAATTCACTGACACAGTGTCAATAAAAGGACGACTAAGAGAAGAAATGTAGGATGAATAAGAttcaattacaataaaaatacaccGGTGACAATGTGTGCATTTGAATGCAGCATGTGCAGAAAGATcatctgtttgtgtgatttctttgttcagGTTATTTGTACATTGATGCGTGGCCTGAAGAGTGGACTGATCTCAGTGTGTTTGAGAACCTGAAGGTGATTCGAGGCCGGTCGCTCTACAAGTAAGACATAcgagacatacaagacatataagacatatgagacatataagacatatgagacatacGAGACATATGAGACACACGAGACATCTGAGACATCTGAGACATCTGGACCTCCTGAGACATATAAGACatgagacatacaagacatacaGAGACATTTATAAGACATGagacatatgagacatacaagacataaagagacatacagagacatatagaacatacagagacatatgagacatacaagacatataAGACATAGAACATACAAGACATATAGAGACATACATATAGAACACCTaagacatatgagacatacaCAGGACATATAAGAGACATACGAGACAAAAAGACATATAGAGACATACAATTTATAtaagacatacaagacatacaGACATATGAACATACAAGACATCTGAGAGACATACAGAGACATACagagacatacaagacataaGACATAAGACATACGAGACATATGAGACATACCAGAGACATATAAGACATGAGACATACTATAAGACATCTGagacatatgagacatacaagacatacaAGAACatatgagacaaaaagacatataaagagacatacaagacatatgagacataGAACATACAAAGACATATAG
Protein-coding sequences here:
- the LOC122760179 gene encoding receptor tyrosine-protein kinase erbB-2-like, with amino-acid sequence MKLALPSSLENHYETLRLLYTGCQVVHGNLEITHLHGNPDLSFLQGIVEVQGYVFVSHVSVSMVPLDNLRIIRGSQLYNSSYALAVMDNTLSGQGLRTLRLRSLTEILSGGVYIWGNPQLCFPDPQNIIWRDELNEKNFHERQYRLQPRASQCPPCYPACGKSCWGETAQDCQSLTRIKCGSGCQRCKGPLPNDCCHQQCAAGCTGPKDSDCLACHHFNDSGVCKDNCPLPTIYDPISFQLKPNPNRKFNFGATCVKTCPYNYLAMDMACTLNCPMANQEVIISHPDGSETQKCEKCDNCHKVCYGLGIDNLGIMDNHGITMVTSSNVDQFNKCKKIYGSLAFLPQSFARDHVTNTSALTLEQLNSFRNLEEITGYLYIDAWPEEWTDLSVFENLKVIRGRSLYK